The following proteins come from a genomic window of Sorghum bicolor cultivar BTx623 chromosome 3, Sorghum_bicolor_NCBIv3, whole genome shotgun sequence:
- the LOC8084356 gene encoding transcription factor SRM1 has protein sequence MELARLIAENSMANLQSFSGCLPYRRLFLMGLKKYGRGDWRNISRNFVTSWTPTQVASHAQKYFIRLNSSGKDKRRSSIHDITTVNLPDDDTAGGGGNPSASPPSVSVLTSTSTTPSSTTTGCGPVISEQFGVLVDSKPPPPHHHHHFLPHSSYGNVKLEPVVNSHYGAGEGGKRSRAGSSERAQSRQRGGGGGVRDPSTPVVSSQRRMGRV, from the coding sequence ATGGAACTTGCGCGCTTGATTGCTGAAAATTCCATGGCTAATCTGCAATCTTTCTCTGGTTGCCTACCGTACCGCAGGCTGTTCTTGATGGGTCTGAAGAAGTACGGGCGCGGGGACTGGCGGAACATCTCGCGCAACTTCGTGACGAGCTGGACGCCGACGCAGGTGGCCAGCCATGCGCAGAAGTACTTCATCCGCCTCAACTCCAGCGGCAAGGACAAGCGCCGCTCCAGCATCCATGACATCACCACCGTCAACCTCCCAGACGACGACaccgcaggcggcggcggcaacccCTCGGCCTCGCCGCCCTCTGTGTCTGTGctcacctccacctccaccacacCCTCGTCCACCACCACCGGCTGCGGTCCGGTCATCTCCGAGCAGTTTGGCGTCCTCGTCGACAGCAAGCCCCCGCCgccgcaccaccaccaccacttctTGCCACACTCCTCCTACGGCAACGTGAAGCTCGAGCCCGTCGTCAATTCCCATTACGGCGCGGGAGAGGGAGGGAAGCGAAGCCGGGCGGGATCGAGCGAGCGAGCGCAAAGCAggcagcgcggcggcggcggcggcgtacgGGATCCCTCGACACCGGTGGTTTCTTCCCAACGGAGAATGGGTCGTGTCTAA
- the LOC8078733 gene encoding mitochondrial-processing peptidase subunit alpha — MYRVASGLGALKRHGADAQMMNVAIRCASTSVAQGSSGGFWTWLTGARSNEIPPPDFALPGVTIPPPLPDHVEAGKTIVTTLPNGVKIASETSAGSSCSVGVYVDCGSVYEAPETTGASQLVKTMAFATTANRSELRVVREIDAIGGTAKASASREMMSYTYRALKTYMPEMVEVLIDCVRNPAFLDWEVKEQILRLKAELVKSSSNPEKFLLEALHSTGYSGALANPLIASEYAISRLNSDVLEQFIIENYTAPRIVLAASGVDHEELVSIAGPLLSDIPSVSGTTRPKSTYIGGEYKKSADSSNTDVALAFEVPSGWLKEKDFVTASVLQTLLGGGGKFSWGRQGKGLHSRLNHLVNEFDQIKSISAFKDVHSNTGIFGIHTSTDASFVPKAIDLAARELTSLATPGQVDQSQLDRAKASAKSAILANLESQASLTEDMGRQVLAFGERKPAEHLLKAIDGVTLKDVTSVAEKIISSPLTMASHGNVLNMPTYESVSGKFRSK; from the exons ATGTACCGAGTCGCCTCCGGCCTCGGCGCCCTCAAG AGGCATGGGGCAGATGCTCAAATGATGAATGTTGCAATCAGGTGTGCCAGCACAAGTGTTGCACAAGGGTCATCTGGTGGCTTCTGGACCTGGTTGACTGGTGCACGCTCAAATGAAATACCTCCTCCAGATTTTGCACTTCCGGGAGTGACTATTCCTCCTCCGCTACCTGATCATGTGGAGGCTGGCAAGACAATAGTCACAACACTTCCCAATGGTGTTAAAATAGCCTCTGAGACATCTGCA GGATCATCTTGTTCTGTTGGAGTTTATGTTGATTGTGGTTCTGTATATGAAGCACCTGAAACAACAGGCGCCAGTCAACTGGTGAAGACAATGGCCTTCGCAACCACTGCCAACAGGAGCGAATTGCGGGTTGTGCGTGAAATTGACGCAATAGGTGGCACTGCCAAAGCATCTGCTAGCCGTGAGATGATGAGCTACACTTACAGGGCCCTGAAGACTTACATGCCTGAAATGGTTGAGGTGCTTATTGATTGTGTACGCAACCCTGCTTTTCTTGATTGGGAGGTCAAGGAACAG ATTTTGAGGCTAAAGGCAGAGCTTGTGAAATCATCAAGTAATCCTGAAAAATTCCTTTTGGAGGCTCTTCATTCTACTGGCTATTCTGGTGCTTTAGCAAACCCACTAATTGCATCAGAATATGCAATTAGCAGATTGAATTCAGATGTCCTGGAGCAATTTATAATT GAGAACTACACTGCTCCCCGCATTGTTCTAGCTGCATCAGGTGTTGACCATGAAGAATTGGTATCTATTGCTGGGCCCCTTCTGTCTGACATTCCCAGTGTATCTGGAACAACAAGGCCAAAATCTACTTACATAGGTGGCGAATACAAAAAAAGTGCAGATTCATCG AACACAGATGTTGCATTGGCATTCGAGGTCCCAAGTGGTTGGCTCAAAGAAAAAGATTTTGTGACCGCATCAGTTCTTCAG ACACTTCTGGGTGGCGGTGGCAAATTTTCTTGGGGAAGGCAAGGAAAGGGGTTGCATTCGCGTCTAA ACCATCTAGTAAATGAATTTGATCAGATCAAGTCAATCTCTGCTTTCAAGGACGTTCACAGTAATACTGGCATCTTTGGAATCCATACATCTACT GATGCATCATTTGTTCCTAAAGCTATTGACCTAGCAGCCAGAGAGCTCACTTCCCTTGCAACTCCAGGACAAG TTGACCAAAGCCAACTAGACCGTGCTAAAGCCTCAGCTAAATCAGCGATACTGGCGAACCTGGAATCGCAG GCATCACTAACAGAAGACATGGGGCGCCAAGTTTTGGCATTTGGTGAAAG GAAACCTGCTGAGCACCTTCTCAAGGCTATTGACGGTGTTACTCTGAAAGATGTAACATCTGTTGCTGAAAAGATCATTTCATCACCATTGACAATGGCATCTCATGGAAACG TTCTGAACATGCCAACTTATGAGTCGGTCAGTGGCAAGTTCCGCTCAAAATGA
- the LOC8084357 gene encoding uncharacterized protein LOC8084357 isoform X3 gives MPIAARRRNKNHPSPITTTHACALPPGAAYEPDMNRGHSSSSKLINEKLEEHRISTAKHCPHCGEKIDSKPKDWVGLPAGVKFDPTDQELIEHLEAKVKDEGSRSHPLIDEFIPTIDGEDGICYTHPEKLPGVTRDGLSKHFFHRPSKAYTTGTRKRRKIQTECDVHKGETRWHKTGKTRPVMVNGRQKGCKKILVLYTNFGKHRKPEKTNWVMHQYHLGDLEEEKEGELVVCKIFYQTQPRQCSWSSDRGTAATAAMAATTMAAQEQHRRDSGSGSCSSRDHEVSATSFPAGYTVTTAVEMQQHMKQPADHFSFAPFRKTFDQEVGIGGDQVPSNQLGRSEPHHAGQGQQPHGPVLSTTTAVPATAFLISRPSNPVSTIVPPEMQHASVVLDHDQFHVPAILLHHHDKFQPQHQQHQPQQKLDRRSAGLEELIMGCTSSTSTKGETSIAHPQETEWPYPYWPPDNQDHHG, from the exons ATGCCCAT CGCAGCAAGACGGAGAAACAAGAATCATCCCTCGCCTATTACTACTACTCATGCATGCGCACTGCCTCCTGGTGCCGCGTATGAACCAGACATGAATAGGGGGCACAGCAGCAGCTCCAAGCTCATCAACGAGAAGCTCGAGGAACACCGGATCTCCACCGCGAAGCACTGCCCCCACTGCGGCGAGAAAATCGACAGCAAACCG AAGGATTGGGTGGGGCTGCCGGCAGGCGTCAAGTTCGATCCAACTGACCAGGAGCTGATCGAGCACCTCGAGgcgaaagtgaaggatgaaggCTCGAGATCTCACCCTCTCATCGATGAGTTCATACCCACGATAGATGGGGAGGACGGCATATGTTACACCCACCCCGAGAAACTTCCAG GTGTGACGAGGGATGGCCTAAGCAAGCACTTCTTCCACCGGCCGTCCAAGGCCTACACGACGGGcacgaggaagaggaggaagatACAGACGGAGTGTGATGTCCACAAGGGCGAGACGAGGTGGCACAAGACTGGAAAGACGCGGCCCGTGATGGTGAACGGCCGGCAGAAGGGGTGCAAGAAGATATTGGTACTGTACACTAACTTTGGCAAGCACCGCAAGCCGGAGAAGACGAACTGGGTCATGCACCAGTACCACCTCGGCGACCTAGAAGAGGAGAAGGAGGGGGAGCTGGTGGTGTGCAAGATCTTCTACCAGACACAACCCAGGCAGTGCAGCTGGTCCTCTGATCGGGGCACCGCCGCCACTGCTGCCATGGCAGCAACGACGATGGCGGCGCAGGAGCAGCATAGGAGGGATAGTGGCAGTGGCAGCTGCTCGTCTAGGGACCACGAAGTGTCAGCGACATCGTTCCCGGCCGGATACACAGTCACCACGGCCGTCGAGATGCAGCAGCATATGAAGCAGCCTGCGGACCATTTCAGCTTCGCGCCTTTCAGGAAAACCTTCGATCAGGAG GTTGGTATAGGTGGTGATCAGGTGCCATCTAATCAGCTTGGACGATCAGAGCCGCATCATGCCGGCCAGGGGCAGCAGCCACACGGTCCAGTGCTCTCGACGACGACGGCCGTGCCTGCTACAGCTTTCCTGATCAGTAGGCCATCGAACCCCGTCTCGACTATAGTGCCACCTGAAATGCAGCACGCATCGGTTGTTCTCGATCATGATCAGTTCCATGTGCCAGCAATCCTTCTCCATCACCATGACAAATTTCAG CCTCAGCACCAACAGCATCAGCCACAACAAAAGCTTGACCGCAGGTCTGCCGGCTTGGAAGAACTGATAATGGGATGCACGTCGTCCACAAGCACGAAAGGG GAAACTTCAATTGCTCACCCCCAAGAGACAGAATGGCCTTACCCGTACTGGCCACCTGACAACCAAGATCATCATGGATAG
- the LOC8084357 gene encoding uncharacterized protein LOC8084357 isoform X1, which produces MYPSPSLLALSFAPLVLLLLRLALRAARRRNKNHPSPITTTHACALPPGAAYEPDMNRGHSSSSKLINEKLEEHRISTAKHCPHCGEKIDSKPKDWVGLPAGVKFDPTDQELIEHLEAKVKDEGSRSHPLIDEFIPTIDGEDGICYTHPEKLPGVTRDGLSKHFFHRPSKAYTTGTRKRRKIQTECDVHKGETRWHKTGKTRPVMVNGRQKGCKKILVLYTNFGKHRKPEKTNWVMHQYHLGDLEEEKEGELVVCKIFYQTQPRQCSWSSDRGTAATAAMAATTMAAQEQHRRDSGSGSCSSRDHEVSATSFPAGYTVTTAVEMQQHMKQPADHFSFAPFRKTFDQEVGIGGDQVPSNQLGRSEPHHAGQGQQPHGPVLSTTTAVPATAFLISRPSNPVSTIVPPEMQHASVVLDHDQFHVPAILLHHHDKFQPQHQQHQPQQKLDRRSAGLEELIMGCTSSTSTKGETSIAHPQETEWPYPYWPPDNQDHHG; this is translated from the exons ATGTACCCCTCTCCCTCACTGCTCGCTCTCTCCTTTGCACCCCTAGTACTACTGCTCCTCCGACTTGCTCTTCG CGCAGCAAGACGGAGAAACAAGAATCATCCCTCGCCTATTACTACTACTCATGCATGCGCACTGCCTCCTGGTGCCGCGTATGAACCAGACATGAATAGGGGGCACAGCAGCAGCTCCAAGCTCATCAACGAGAAGCTCGAGGAACACCGGATCTCCACCGCGAAGCACTGCCCCCACTGCGGCGAGAAAATCGACAGCAAACCG AAGGATTGGGTGGGGCTGCCGGCAGGCGTCAAGTTCGATCCAACTGACCAGGAGCTGATCGAGCACCTCGAGgcgaaagtgaaggatgaaggCTCGAGATCTCACCCTCTCATCGATGAGTTCATACCCACGATAGATGGGGAGGACGGCATATGTTACACCCACCCCGAGAAACTTCCAG GTGTGACGAGGGATGGCCTAAGCAAGCACTTCTTCCACCGGCCGTCCAAGGCCTACACGACGGGcacgaggaagaggaggaagatACAGACGGAGTGTGATGTCCACAAGGGCGAGACGAGGTGGCACAAGACTGGAAAGACGCGGCCCGTGATGGTGAACGGCCGGCAGAAGGGGTGCAAGAAGATATTGGTACTGTACACTAACTTTGGCAAGCACCGCAAGCCGGAGAAGACGAACTGGGTCATGCACCAGTACCACCTCGGCGACCTAGAAGAGGAGAAGGAGGGGGAGCTGGTGGTGTGCAAGATCTTCTACCAGACACAACCCAGGCAGTGCAGCTGGTCCTCTGATCGGGGCACCGCCGCCACTGCTGCCATGGCAGCAACGACGATGGCGGCGCAGGAGCAGCATAGGAGGGATAGTGGCAGTGGCAGCTGCTCGTCTAGGGACCACGAAGTGTCAGCGACATCGTTCCCGGCCGGATACACAGTCACCACGGCCGTCGAGATGCAGCAGCATATGAAGCAGCCTGCGGACCATTTCAGCTTCGCGCCTTTCAGGAAAACCTTCGATCAGGAG GTTGGTATAGGTGGTGATCAGGTGCCATCTAATCAGCTTGGACGATCAGAGCCGCATCATGCCGGCCAGGGGCAGCAGCCACACGGTCCAGTGCTCTCGACGACGACGGCCGTGCCTGCTACAGCTTTCCTGATCAGTAGGCCATCGAACCCCGTCTCGACTATAGTGCCACCTGAAATGCAGCACGCATCGGTTGTTCTCGATCATGATCAGTTCCATGTGCCAGCAATCCTTCTCCATCACCATGACAAATTTCAG CCTCAGCACCAACAGCATCAGCCACAACAAAAGCTTGACCGCAGGTCTGCCGGCTTGGAAGAACTGATAATGGGATGCACGTCGTCCACAAGCACGAAAGGG GAAACTTCAATTGCTCACCCCCAAGAGACAGAATGGCCTTACCCGTACTGGCCACCTGACAACCAAGATCATCATGGATAG
- the LOC8084357 gene encoding uncharacterized protein LOC8084357 isoform X2, giving the protein MYPSPSLLALSFAPLVLLLLRLALRAARRRNKNHPSPITTTHACALPPGAAYEPDMNRGHSSSSKLINEKLEEHRISTAKHCPHCGEKIDSKPDWVGLPAGVKFDPTDQELIEHLEAKVKDEGSRSHPLIDEFIPTIDGEDGICYTHPEKLPGVTRDGLSKHFFHRPSKAYTTGTRKRRKIQTECDVHKGETRWHKTGKTRPVMVNGRQKGCKKILVLYTNFGKHRKPEKTNWVMHQYHLGDLEEEKEGELVVCKIFYQTQPRQCSWSSDRGTAATAAMAATTMAAQEQHRRDSGSGSCSSRDHEVSATSFPAGYTVTTAVEMQQHMKQPADHFSFAPFRKTFDQEVGIGGDQVPSNQLGRSEPHHAGQGQQPHGPVLSTTTAVPATAFLISRPSNPVSTIVPPEMQHASVVLDHDQFHVPAILLHHHDKFQPQHQQHQPQQKLDRRSAGLEELIMGCTSSTSTKGETSIAHPQETEWPYPYWPPDNQDHHG; this is encoded by the exons ATGTACCCCTCTCCCTCACTGCTCGCTCTCTCCTTTGCACCCCTAGTACTACTGCTCCTCCGACTTGCTCTTCG CGCAGCAAGACGGAGAAACAAGAATCATCCCTCGCCTATTACTACTACTCATGCATGCGCACTGCCTCCTGGTGCCGCGTATGAACCAGACATGAATAGGGGGCACAGCAGCAGCTCCAAGCTCATCAACGAGAAGCTCGAGGAACACCGGATCTCCACCGCGAAGCACTGCCCCCACTGCGGCGAGAAAATCGACAGCAAACCG GATTGGGTGGGGCTGCCGGCAGGCGTCAAGTTCGATCCAACTGACCAGGAGCTGATCGAGCACCTCGAGgcgaaagtgaaggatgaaggCTCGAGATCTCACCCTCTCATCGATGAGTTCATACCCACGATAGATGGGGAGGACGGCATATGTTACACCCACCCCGAGAAACTTCCAG GTGTGACGAGGGATGGCCTAAGCAAGCACTTCTTCCACCGGCCGTCCAAGGCCTACACGACGGGcacgaggaagaggaggaagatACAGACGGAGTGTGATGTCCACAAGGGCGAGACGAGGTGGCACAAGACTGGAAAGACGCGGCCCGTGATGGTGAACGGCCGGCAGAAGGGGTGCAAGAAGATATTGGTACTGTACACTAACTTTGGCAAGCACCGCAAGCCGGAGAAGACGAACTGGGTCATGCACCAGTACCACCTCGGCGACCTAGAAGAGGAGAAGGAGGGGGAGCTGGTGGTGTGCAAGATCTTCTACCAGACACAACCCAGGCAGTGCAGCTGGTCCTCTGATCGGGGCACCGCCGCCACTGCTGCCATGGCAGCAACGACGATGGCGGCGCAGGAGCAGCATAGGAGGGATAGTGGCAGTGGCAGCTGCTCGTCTAGGGACCACGAAGTGTCAGCGACATCGTTCCCGGCCGGATACACAGTCACCACGGCCGTCGAGATGCAGCAGCATATGAAGCAGCCTGCGGACCATTTCAGCTTCGCGCCTTTCAGGAAAACCTTCGATCAGGAG GTTGGTATAGGTGGTGATCAGGTGCCATCTAATCAGCTTGGACGATCAGAGCCGCATCATGCCGGCCAGGGGCAGCAGCCACACGGTCCAGTGCTCTCGACGACGACGGCCGTGCCTGCTACAGCTTTCCTGATCAGTAGGCCATCGAACCCCGTCTCGACTATAGTGCCACCTGAAATGCAGCACGCATCGGTTGTTCTCGATCATGATCAGTTCCATGTGCCAGCAATCCTTCTCCATCACCATGACAAATTTCAG CCTCAGCACCAACAGCATCAGCCACAACAAAAGCTTGACCGCAGGTCTGCCGGCTTGGAAGAACTGATAATGGGATGCACGTCGTCCACAAGCACGAAAGGG GAAACTTCAATTGCTCACCCCCAAGAGACAGAATGGCCTTACCCGTACTGGCCACCTGACAACCAAGATCATCATGGATAG
- the LOC8084357 gene encoding uncharacterized protein LOC8084357 isoform X4: MNRGHSSSSKLINEKLEEHRISTAKHCPHCGEKIDSKPKDWVGLPAGVKFDPTDQELIEHLEAKVKDEGSRSHPLIDEFIPTIDGEDGICYTHPEKLPGVTRDGLSKHFFHRPSKAYTTGTRKRRKIQTECDVHKGETRWHKTGKTRPVMVNGRQKGCKKILVLYTNFGKHRKPEKTNWVMHQYHLGDLEEEKEGELVVCKIFYQTQPRQCSWSSDRGTAATAAMAATTMAAQEQHRRDSGSGSCSSRDHEVSATSFPAGYTVTTAVEMQQHMKQPADHFSFAPFRKTFDQEVGIGGDQVPSNQLGRSEPHHAGQGQQPHGPVLSTTTAVPATAFLISRPSNPVSTIVPPEMQHASVVLDHDQFHVPAILLHHHDKFQPQHQQHQPQQKLDRRSAGLEELIMGCTSSTSTKGETSIAHPQETEWPYPYWPPDNQDHHG; encoded by the exons ATGAATAGGGGGCACAGCAGCAGCTCCAAGCTCATCAACGAGAAGCTCGAGGAACACCGGATCTCCACCGCGAAGCACTGCCCCCACTGCGGCGAGAAAATCGACAGCAAACCG AAGGATTGGGTGGGGCTGCCGGCAGGCGTCAAGTTCGATCCAACTGACCAGGAGCTGATCGAGCACCTCGAGgcgaaagtgaaggatgaaggCTCGAGATCTCACCCTCTCATCGATGAGTTCATACCCACGATAGATGGGGAGGACGGCATATGTTACACCCACCCCGAGAAACTTCCAG GTGTGACGAGGGATGGCCTAAGCAAGCACTTCTTCCACCGGCCGTCCAAGGCCTACACGACGGGcacgaggaagaggaggaagatACAGACGGAGTGTGATGTCCACAAGGGCGAGACGAGGTGGCACAAGACTGGAAAGACGCGGCCCGTGATGGTGAACGGCCGGCAGAAGGGGTGCAAGAAGATATTGGTACTGTACACTAACTTTGGCAAGCACCGCAAGCCGGAGAAGACGAACTGGGTCATGCACCAGTACCACCTCGGCGACCTAGAAGAGGAGAAGGAGGGGGAGCTGGTGGTGTGCAAGATCTTCTACCAGACACAACCCAGGCAGTGCAGCTGGTCCTCTGATCGGGGCACCGCCGCCACTGCTGCCATGGCAGCAACGACGATGGCGGCGCAGGAGCAGCATAGGAGGGATAGTGGCAGTGGCAGCTGCTCGTCTAGGGACCACGAAGTGTCAGCGACATCGTTCCCGGCCGGATACACAGTCACCACGGCCGTCGAGATGCAGCAGCATATGAAGCAGCCTGCGGACCATTTCAGCTTCGCGCCTTTCAGGAAAACCTTCGATCAGGAG GTTGGTATAGGTGGTGATCAGGTGCCATCTAATCAGCTTGGACGATCAGAGCCGCATCATGCCGGCCAGGGGCAGCAGCCACACGGTCCAGTGCTCTCGACGACGACGGCCGTGCCTGCTACAGCTTTCCTGATCAGTAGGCCATCGAACCCCGTCTCGACTATAGTGCCACCTGAAATGCAGCACGCATCGGTTGTTCTCGATCATGATCAGTTCCATGTGCCAGCAATCCTTCTCCATCACCATGACAAATTTCAG CCTCAGCACCAACAGCATCAGCCACAACAAAAGCTTGACCGCAGGTCTGCCGGCTTGGAAGAACTGATAATGGGATGCACGTCGTCCACAAGCACGAAAGGG GAAACTTCAATTGCTCACCCCCAAGAGACAGAATGGCCTTACCCGTACTGGCCACCTGACAACCAAGATCATCATGGATAG
- the LOC8084357 gene encoding protein ATAF2 isoform X5 — MRLGGATCFDGINCCKKDWVGLPAGVKFDPTDQELIEHLEAKVKDEGSRSHPLIDEFIPTIDGEDGICYTHPEKLPGVTRDGLSKHFFHRPSKAYTTGTRKRRKIQTECDVHKGETRWHKTGKTRPVMVNGRQKGCKKILVLYTNFGKHRKPEKTNWVMHQYHLGDLEEEKEGELVVCKIFYQTQPRQCSWSSDRGTAATAAMAATTMAAQEQHRRDSGSGSCSSRDHEVSATSFPAGYTVTTAVEMQQHMKQPADHFSFAPFRKTFDQEVGIGGDQVPSNQLGRSEPHHAGQGQQPHGPVLSTTTAVPATAFLISRPSNPVSTIVPPEMQHASVVLDHDQFHVPAILLHHHDKFQPQHQQHQPQQKLDRRSAGLEELIMGCTSSTSTKGETSIAHPQETEWPYPYWPPDNQDHHG, encoded by the exons ATGAGACTTGGTGGTGCAACTTGTTTTGATGGAATTAATTGCTGCAAGAAGGATTGGGTGGGGCTGCCGGCAGGCGTCAAGTTCGATCCAACTGACCAGGAGCTGATCGAGCACCTCGAGgcgaaagtgaaggatgaaggCTCGAGATCTCACCCTCTCATCGATGAGTTCATACCCACGATAGATGGGGAGGACGGCATATGTTACACCCACCCCGAGAAACTTCCAG GTGTGACGAGGGATGGCCTAAGCAAGCACTTCTTCCACCGGCCGTCCAAGGCCTACACGACGGGcacgaggaagaggaggaagatACAGACGGAGTGTGATGTCCACAAGGGCGAGACGAGGTGGCACAAGACTGGAAAGACGCGGCCCGTGATGGTGAACGGCCGGCAGAAGGGGTGCAAGAAGATATTGGTACTGTACACTAACTTTGGCAAGCACCGCAAGCCGGAGAAGACGAACTGGGTCATGCACCAGTACCACCTCGGCGACCTAGAAGAGGAGAAGGAGGGGGAGCTGGTGGTGTGCAAGATCTTCTACCAGACACAACCCAGGCAGTGCAGCTGGTCCTCTGATCGGGGCACCGCCGCCACTGCTGCCATGGCAGCAACGACGATGGCGGCGCAGGAGCAGCATAGGAGGGATAGTGGCAGTGGCAGCTGCTCGTCTAGGGACCACGAAGTGTCAGCGACATCGTTCCCGGCCGGATACACAGTCACCACGGCCGTCGAGATGCAGCAGCATATGAAGCAGCCTGCGGACCATTTCAGCTTCGCGCCTTTCAGGAAAACCTTCGATCAGGAG GTTGGTATAGGTGGTGATCAGGTGCCATCTAATCAGCTTGGACGATCAGAGCCGCATCATGCCGGCCAGGGGCAGCAGCCACACGGTCCAGTGCTCTCGACGACGACGGCCGTGCCTGCTACAGCTTTCCTGATCAGTAGGCCATCGAACCCCGTCTCGACTATAGTGCCACCTGAAATGCAGCACGCATCGGTTGTTCTCGATCATGATCAGTTCCATGTGCCAGCAATCCTTCTCCATCACCATGACAAATTTCAG CCTCAGCACCAACAGCATCAGCCACAACAAAAGCTTGACCGCAGGTCTGCCGGCTTGGAAGAACTGATAATGGGATGCACGTCGTCCACAAGCACGAAAGGG GAAACTTCAATTGCTCACCCCCAAGAGACAGAATGGCCTTACCCGTACTGGCCACCTGACAACCAAGATCATCATGGATAG